One window of the Desertifilum tharense IPPAS B-1220 genome contains the following:
- a CDS encoding ABC transporter ATP-binding protein — translation MKVELHHITKRFSQVLANDRISLTVEAGSIHGLLGENGAGKSTLVKILSGFIAPDTGEIWLDGQPVKYRTPAGAIAAGVGMLHQDPLDFPPLDVLDNFIAGKTGQWLLDRQAAKREFLQLAAQFNFQLDIHEPVANLTVGERQQLEILRLLSLGVNTLILDEPTTGISASQKHALFEALKVLAQQGKSIIFVSHKLEDVEILCDRVTVMKQGQVVGREPIPCPAAKLVAMMFDRELAPPVKPPTVRAEPMLELQGIVLNGDRLTVAIDQLSVQKGEVIGLAGLEGSGQRLLLLCCAGLLAPQSGKILLDSQDITQASYKEYLNIGIGYSPADRLREGLIGGLSIQDHFTLRQPQKSFFIDRKTIAKATQEAIALFNIKGRPQTPVERLSGGNQQRTQLALLPVPLNLLLMEHPTRGLDIESALWVWQQLIARCEGGTSILFASSDLDEIMQYSDRILVFSGGQVSPPIPTSQLTVEQLGQAIGGKFTPLQPQT, via the coding sequence ATGAAAGTTGAACTGCACCACATCACCAAACGCTTCAGCCAAGTCTTAGCCAACGATCGCATCTCTTTAACCGTAGAAGCCGGAAGCATTCACGGACTCTTGGGGGAAAATGGGGCGGGGAAAAGTACCCTAGTGAAAATTCTCAGCGGCTTTATTGCGCCAGATACCGGAGAAATTTGGCTTGATGGCCAACCTGTCAAGTATAGAACTCCCGCCGGTGCGATCGCCGCCGGAGTGGGAATGCTGCATCAAGATCCCCTAGACTTTCCGCCGCTGGATGTCTTAGATAATTTTATCGCAGGTAAAACCGGCCAGTGGTTGCTCGATCGCCAAGCGGCTAAACGCGAGTTTCTCCAACTCGCCGCGCAATTCAACTTTCAACTCGATATTCACGAACCCGTCGCCAACCTCACCGTTGGAGAACGCCAGCAACTCGAAATCTTGCGCCTGCTTTCATTAGGCGTCAATACCCTAATTTTAGATGAACCGACCACCGGAATCTCAGCCTCTCAGAAACACGCGCTATTTGAAGCGTTGAAAGTCTTGGCGCAACAGGGAAAATCAATTATCTTCGTTTCCCATAAGCTAGAAGATGTGGAAATTTTGTGCGATCGCGTTACCGTGATGAAACAAGGTCAAGTTGTCGGTCGCGAGCCTATCCCCTGTCCGGCTGCTAAACTAGTGGCCATGATGTTCGATCGAGAACTCGCGCCTCCCGTCAAACCGCCAACCGTGCGAGCCGAACCCATGCTAGAGTTGCAAGGGATTGTGCTAAACGGCGATCGCCTCACCGTTGCGATCGACCAATTGAGCGTTCAAAAAGGCGAAGTGATTGGGTTAGCGGGTTTAGAAGGAAGCGGACAGCGTTTGCTCTTACTGTGTTGTGCTGGACTGCTTGCCCCCCAATCCGGGAAAATCTTATTAGACTCCCAAGATATTACCCAAGCATCCTACAAAGAGTATCTGAATATTGGGATTGGGTATTCTCCGGCGGATCGGTTGCGCGAAGGCTTAATCGGCGGGTTATCGATTCAAGATCACTTTACCCTGCGTCAACCCCAAAAAAGCTTTTTCATCGATCGCAAAACCATCGCCAAAGCCACCCAAGAGGCGATCGCCCTCTTCAACATTAAAGGCAGACCCCAGACCCCCGTTGAACGTCTCTCTGGCGGCAACCAGCAACGCACTCAACTGGCGTTATTGCCCGTTCCTTTAAATTTGCTATTAATGGAACACCCCACGCGAGGGCTAGATATAGAGTCGGCTTTGTGGGTGTGGCAACAACTAATTGCCCGTTGCGAAGGCGGAACTAGCATCCTCTTCGCCTCCTCAGACTTAGATGAAATTATGCAATATAGCGATCGCATTCTCGTCTTCAGCGGCGGTCAAGTTTCTCCCCCCATCCCCACCTCACAACTCACCGTCGAACAACTCGGTCAAGCTATTGGTGGTAAATTCACCCCCCTGCAACCCCAAACCTAA
- a CDS encoding 2OG-Fe(II) oxygenase: MSYYSQHPNTFSPAYLNDLRGEILACSYLATNNLNRDFVGTKGFSVVFQRSELPQVIQRFPFFKPYLDRALLPSCNAFYLNPLLLQAGSRVDPHIDRSLRSYCKTIEPPLMVSVLYVQVPHNLQGGELVLRRQKQQVGQVKPQANTLVYFQGDLTHSVNAVKTPGTRLSLVCEQYSLSNEELQEIPPFTIESRASTAKLTKAGRR, encoded by the coding sequence TTGTCATACTACTCTCAACACCCCAACACCTTCTCCCCGGCTTATCTCAACGATCTGCGCGGCGAGATTTTGGCTTGTTCCTATTTGGCGACGAATAACTTGAACCGAGACTTTGTAGGAACCAAAGGCTTTTCGGTGGTCTTTCAGCGTTCAGAACTCCCACAAGTTATCCAACGTTTTCCCTTCTTTAAACCCTATCTCGATCGCGCTTTATTACCGAGTTGCAACGCTTTCTACCTTAACCCCTTGTTACTGCAAGCAGGTTCTCGCGTCGATCCGCATATCGATCGCTCTTTAAGATCCTATTGCAAAACCATTGAGCCTCCGCTGATGGTCAGCGTTTTGTACGTGCAAGTTCCCCATAACTTGCAGGGGGGAGAGTTGGTACTGCGTCGCCAAAAGCAGCAGGTGGGACAAGTTAAACCGCAAGCCAATACTTTAGTCTATTTCCAGGGAGACTTAACCCATTCAGTCAACGCTGTAAAAACACCTGGAACTCGCCTCAGTTTAGTCTGCGAACAATACAGCCTCAGCAATGAGGAGTTACAGGAAATTCCCCCTTTTACGATCGAGTCTAGGGCAAGTACAGCCAAGTTAACGAAGGCAGGGCGTCGGTAA
- a CDS encoding superoxide dismutase, giving the protein MSLKRRNFLYLIGFTAGAMTFGACSANGQTGSSPQASPAGTTTAQNPQGPFQLPSLAYSYDALEPHIDARTMEFHHSRHHQAYVNNLNNAIARHPELRDRSLAELLGNLNNVPEDIRTTVRNNGGGHANHTMFWEIMGPNGGGEPTGAIANAINQNFGSFEQFQEQFNSAGGDRFGSGWVWLVRTPNGQLQITTTPNQDSPLMEGNYPIMGNDVWEHAYYLNYQNRRADYLEAWWNVVNWDAVNQRYQSVAS; this is encoded by the coding sequence ATGAGTTTAAAACGTCGTAATTTCTTATACTTAATTGGATTCACTGCGGGAGCCATGACTTTTGGGGCTTGTAGCGCTAACGGACAAACGGGTTCCTCACCCCAAGCGAGTCCAGCCGGGACGACGACGGCTCAAAATCCCCAAGGCCCGTTTCAGCTTCCGTCTCTGGCGTATTCCTATGATGCCCTAGAACCGCATATTGATGCGCGGACGATGGAGTTTCACCACAGCAGACACCATCAAGCTTATGTGAATAATTTGAATAATGCGATCGCGCGTCATCCAGAGTTACGCGATCGCAGTCTAGCGGAACTATTAGGAAATCTCAATAACGTTCCCGAAGATATCCGCACCACCGTTCGTAATAATGGTGGGGGTCATGCAAATCACACGATGTTTTGGGAAATTATGGGGCCCAATGGGGGAGGCGAACCCACAGGCGCGATCGCAAATGCCATTAATCAAAACTTTGGCAGCTTTGAACAATTCCAAGAACAGTTTAACTCGGCTGGGGGCGATCGCTTTGGCAGCGGTTGGGTATGGCTCGTCCGCACTCCCAACGGTCAATTGCAGATTACCACAACTCCCAATCAAGATAGTCCCCTGATGGAGGGTAACTACCCCATTATGGGAAATGACGTTTGGGAACACGCCTATTATCTCAACTATCAAAACCGTCGCGCTGACTACCTAGAAGCCTGGTGGAATGTGGTGAACTGGGATGCAGTCAATCAACGCTATCAAAGCGTCGCTTCCTAA
- a CDS encoding saccharopine dehydrogenase family protein translates to MTDRILVLGGMGRIGSSVAQDLANHVDAEIVVTGRQLPRHEVDSRFSFLLLNLADLEALDKAISEANVVVHCAGPFHYRDARVLKTCIEHRVNYVDVSDHRSFTQKAIAFQEPAKRAGVTAVINSGIFPGISNSMVRQGVEQFDVPEKIHLSYVVSGSGGAGLTVMRTTFLGLQQPFKVWIDGEWQKINPYSDREIVQFPPPYGKTGVYWFDMPEAFTFVDSFPVKTVITKFGSVPDFYNLLTAFVAHRWPESWLKNPGVIEFLANVSYKMTNVSDRFSGIGVAIRSVVTGQKDGKTLDYCSTLVHENTAIAAGYGTGSIAQQLLSGELKKPGVWPVEQVLTTELFEQAMQSRNLKIEQEWG, encoded by the coding sequence ATGACGGATCGGATTTTAGTTCTTGGCGGAATGGGCAGAATTGGCAGCAGCGTCGCCCAGGATTTAGCAAACCACGTAGATGCGGAAATTGTAGTCACCGGACGACAGTTACCTCGTCACGAGGTTGATAGTCGTTTTTCCTTCTTGTTGCTGAACCTCGCCGATTTAGAGGCGCTAGACAAGGCAATTTCCGAAGCGAATGTCGTGGTTCACTGCGCCGGACCATTTCATTATCGCGATGCGAGGGTGCTGAAAACTTGCATCGAACATCGGGTAAATTATGTGGATGTTAGCGATCATCGCTCGTTTACCCAAAAGGCGATCGCCTTCCAAGAACCAGCCAAACGCGCCGGTGTTACGGCGGTCATTAATTCTGGCATTTTTCCCGGCATCTCGAATAGCATGGTGCGTCAAGGCGTAGAACAGTTTGACGTTCCCGAAAAGATTCACCTGAGTTATGTGGTATCCGGTTCCGGGGGTGCGGGGTTAACGGTGATGCGAACCACATTTTTAGGGTTGCAGCAGCCGTTCAAAGTGTGGATTGATGGAGAATGGCAGAAGATTAACCCCTATAGCGATCGCGAGATCGTCCAATTCCCCCCACCCTATGGCAAAACAGGCGTCTATTGGTTTGATATGCCAGAGGCATTTACCTTTGTAGACTCCTTCCCCGTCAAAACCGTGATTACCAAGTTTGGTTCAGTTCCTGACTTTTATAACCTACTCACCGCCTTTGTTGCCCATCGCTGGCCAGAAAGTTGGCTAAAAAACCCCGGCGTCATCGAGTTTCTCGCCAATGTCAGCTATAAAATGACTAACGTTAGCGATCGCTTTAGCGGCATCGGCGTCGCCATCCGTTCAGTAGTAACTGGTCAAAAAGACGGTAAAACGCTAGATTATTGCTCCACCTTAGTCCACGAAAATACTGCCATTGCAGCCGGATACGGTACCGGAAGCATTGCTCAACAACTCCTCTCTGGCGAACTTAAAAAACCAGGCGTTTGGCCCGTAGAACAGGTACTAACAACTGAGTTATTTGAGCAAGCCATGCAAAGCCGCAACCTGAAAATTGAGCAGGAGTGGGGATAG
- a CDS encoding ATP-binding sensor histidine kinase, with protein MSSTIARSLKIAGYSAIEQLYAGLRTQVYRAVREEDGQPVAIKLLKREYPSFSELVQFRNQYAIAKTLDCPGIVKLYSLEPYNNGYALIMEDFGGVSLRQFAQGKPLDFQQFLPMVLQLLDALHQLHQHRIIHKDIKPANLLIHPETHQVKLIDFSIASLLPKETQEVQSLNGLEGTLAYLSPEQTGRMNRGIDYRSDFYSLGVTCFELLTGQLPFVSNDPMELVYCHIAQHPAHVCELNPKIPFMVGEIVRKLMAKNAEDRYQSALGIKQDLLICLERHNLGDFTPFELGQRDISDRFLIPEKLYGREPDVSTLLEAFGRVAGGATELMLVAGFSGIGKTAVVNEVHKPIVRCNGYFIKGKYDQFNRNVPLSAFVQAFRDLMKQLLSESDLQLQRWQQQILAAVGDNGQVLIEVIPELEFVIGKQPAIAQLSGTAAQNRFNLLFQKFIQVFAKAEHPLAIFLDDLQWADLASLNLLKLLISQSDCPYLLIIGAYRDREVFAAHPLVLTLDEIKKTAAIVNTLMLEPLSQADVNHLLADSLTCALDAALPLTELIYQKTQGNPFFTTQFLRMLHEEGLVYFNWDVGFWQCHITQVRSLALTDDVVEFMAQQLKKLPQKTQQALKLAACIGNQFDLETLAIVSEKSAADVALDLWKVLQEGLVIPIDEVYKFYQAETAHCRLESIASTVGNCTYKFLHDRVQQAAYSLIPEDQKQKTHYKIGQRLLQNITADARHERIFEIVNQLNYGTSLITQLTEREELAQLNLVAAQKAKNSTAYQTARDYVDTGLLLLGTQNWQQYYEITLLFHNLGAELAMLCGDFTAMEEWVETIIKSSHSLLDRIQAYRIKIQASTCQNQPSVALEIGQNLLQQLGVTLPTQPTPEDIRQSIQEIKNLVGERQIKDFVNLPLMTDAKTIAIIQIASSILSSAYVCGSPVFPLLTTLSVKLSLLHGNISTSAYKYAAYSILANHILQDVDLAVEFGQLASSVAAKLDAKEVQPEVAEILGTFVFHRKYHIQETLSFLRESYAQSLEVGNLQYAGYNAYCFCLNAFWCGQPLSMLEQDTRAYYQGLVQLKLVRSANYCRTHLQLILNLLGFAEDPTQLSGSAFQEQEFLPLLHSVKDLYGLYYFYLYKLFLSFWFDKIDLANEYALECSKYLVASSGTVADSVFYFYNALSALSQLNRGSEDSSILLARVEQSLEVLQRWADDAPMNYQHKVDLIKAEKSRLSGQKSEAIDLYDRAISGAKVNDYVQEEALANELAARFYLDWDKERIAQYYITQAYYGYARWGATAKVAHLEQAYPQLLAPILQQATVSLSTNETIFTSSSVTADCLSHSNSNQASVALDLATVIKASQTISGEIKLEKLLSALLHSVIQNAGADKCAFMLLEGGRLHIQAIAQLSTMPNRETEPIDFYSLLLNPQLVEDSTEVPVSLINTVKRSLQPAVIIDATLHPQLLHEPYIQQQQPKSILCSPILSQGQLLGLLYLENRSTSGVFTRDRVELLNLLCAQAAISLLNARLYEREQEKSQSLQASLEKLQETEASLAKEREFLNTIIHTITDGIVVCDAKGQLLLFNQASQNFHDSPLKSLPCERWAEYFNLYHADGKTPLATAEIPLFRALQGEIVDNVEMAIAPKDAPARTLLASGQAIFDPWGNKVGAVVVMRDISDRKQAESAILQKSQELEQALLALQQAQLQVVQSEKMSALGNLVAGVAHEMNNPLGFIYASLEQSKPTLSEIIDHLRLYQHHVVDPGSEILDHAEEIDLEYTLDDFPRILEAMSGACDRLRNISTSLRIFSRADKDYKVPFNIHEGIDSTILILKHRLKANEFRPAIEVTTQYAEIRPIECFPGQLNQVFMNILANAIDALDEASRERSFAELQTHPNQILIETSCDRQSVRIAIADNGLGMSPEIQERIFEHSFTTKGVGKGTGLGLAIAHQIVVDKHGGTIEVNSVLGQGTVFEIVLPFGG; from the coding sequence ATGAGCAGCACCATCGCTCGATCCTTGAAAATTGCGGGCTACTCTGCGATTGAACAACTCTATGCAGGTTTGCGGACTCAAGTGTATCGAGCAGTCCGAGAAGAGGACGGCCAACCTGTGGCGATTAAATTATTGAAACGAGAATATCCTAGCTTTAGCGAACTGGTGCAGTTTCGCAACCAATATGCGATCGCCAAAACTCTAGATTGTCCGGGTATCGTCAAACTCTACAGCCTTGAACCTTATAACAATGGCTATGCCCTGATTATGGAGGATTTTGGGGGAGTTTCTCTGCGACAATTTGCCCAAGGAAAGCCGCTAGATTTCCAGCAATTTTTACCGATGGTGTTGCAACTGCTAGACGCGCTTCATCAGTTGCATCAACATCGGATTATTCATAAAGATATCAAGCCTGCTAATCTGTTGATCCATCCTGAGACTCATCAGGTCAAATTGATTGACTTTAGCATCGCTTCGCTGTTACCCAAGGAAACTCAAGAAGTTCAAAGCCTGAATGGGTTAGAAGGAACCCTCGCCTATCTATCACCCGAACAAACCGGACGCATGAACCGAGGGATTGACTATCGCAGCGACTTCTATTCCCTGGGTGTCACCTGTTTTGAGTTGTTAACCGGACAGCTACCGTTTGTTTCTAACGATCCAATGGAGTTGGTGTATTGCCATATTGCCCAACATCCTGCCCATGTTTGCGAGCTTAACCCCAAAATTCCTTTCATGGTGGGGGAAATTGTCCGCAAACTGATGGCTAAGAATGCTGAAGACCGCTATCAAAGCGCTTTGGGAATTAAACAGGATCTTTTAATTTGTTTGGAGCGGCATAATTTAGGTGACTTTACTCCGTTTGAGTTAGGACAGCGCGATATTAGCGATCGCTTTCTGATTCCCGAAAAACTCTACGGACGAGAACCAGATGTTAGCACGTTGCTGGAGGCTTTTGGACGGGTTGCGGGGGGAGCCACTGAATTGATGCTGGTGGCTGGCTTCTCTGGGATTGGTAAAACGGCGGTGGTGAATGAGGTCCATAAGCCGATTGTCCGTTGTAACGGCTATTTTATTAAGGGCAAATACGACCAGTTCAATCGCAATGTGCCTTTGTCTGCGTTTGTGCAGGCGTTTCGGGATTTGATGAAGCAGTTATTGAGCGAAAGCGATCTACAATTGCAGCGCTGGCAGCAACAGATTCTCGCCGCAGTTGGAGACAATGGACAGGTTCTGATTGAGGTGATTCCTGAGTTAGAATTTGTGATTGGCAAGCAACCTGCGATCGCCCAATTATCGGGGACTGCTGCCCAAAATCGTTTTAACCTGCTGTTTCAAAAGTTTATTCAGGTTTTTGCTAAAGCCGAACATCCCCTGGCCATCTTTCTCGACGATTTGCAATGGGCTGATTTAGCCTCGCTCAATTTGCTGAAGCTGTTAATCTCCCAAAGCGATTGTCCCTATTTATTGATTATCGGCGCTTATCGCGATCGCGAAGTGTTTGCCGCTCACCCGCTGGTTTTGACGTTGGATGAGATTAAAAAGACGGCGGCGATTGTCAATACTTTGATGCTAGAACCGTTGAGCCAAGCCGATGTTAACCATCTGCTTGCAGATTCGCTCACTTGTGCCCTAGATGCGGCATTGCCTTTGACAGAATTGATCTATCAAAAAACCCAAGGAAACCCTTTCTTCACCACTCAGTTTTTGAGAATGTTGCACGAAGAGGGGTTAGTTTATTTTAACTGGGATGTCGGTTTTTGGCAATGTCATATCACCCAAGTGCGATCGCTTGCCTTGACGGATGATGTGGTTGAATTCATGGCGCAACAGCTTAAGAAGTTGCCTCAAAAGACGCAACAAGCCTTAAAACTGGCCGCTTGCATTGGCAACCAATTCGATTTAGAAACCCTAGCCATTGTCTCCGAAAAATCGGCGGCTGATGTTGCCCTAGACTTGTGGAAGGTTTTGCAAGAAGGCTTAGTGATTCCCATTGATGAAGTCTACAAATTTTATCAAGCTGAAACCGCTCATTGTCGCCTAGAGAGTATCGCTTCTACTGTTGGTAATTGCACATACAAATTTTTACACGATCGCGTGCAACAAGCAGCTTATTCTCTAATTCCAGAAGACCAAAAACAGAAAACGCACTACAAAATTGGACAACGTTTACTGCAAAATATTACTGCTGATGCCAGACACGAGCGAATTTTTGAAATTGTCAATCAACTTAATTACGGCACTTCTTTAATTACTCAACTGACAGAACGCGAAGAACTCGCTCAATTAAACTTAGTGGCTGCTCAGAAAGCCAAAAATTCAACCGCCTATCAAACAGCTCGCGATTATGTCGATACAGGTCTATTGCTGCTAGGAACGCAAAACTGGCAACAATACTATGAAATCACCTTATTATTTCATAACCTTGGCGCAGAATTGGCCATGCTATGCGGTGATTTTACCGCAATGGAAGAATGGGTCGAAACCATTATTAAATCTTCCCACTCTTTATTAGACCGAATTCAAGCCTATCGGATTAAAATTCAGGCAAGTACCTGTCAAAATCAACCCAGCGTCGCTTTAGAAATAGGACAAAATCTGCTTCAACAGTTAGGCGTAACGCTGCCCACTCAGCCAACTCCGGAAGATATTCGACAGTCCATTCAAGAAATTAAAAACTTGGTGGGAGAACGCCAAATTAAAGATTTTGTCAATCTCCCGTTAATGACAGATGCTAAAACAATTGCCATTATCCAAATTGCCAGTAGTATTTTATCCTCAGCTTATGTTTGTGGTTCGCCCGTATTTCCATTGCTGACAACACTTTCTGTTAAACTATCATTATTGCATGGCAATATTTCCACTTCAGCTTATAAGTATGCCGCCTATAGTATTCTTGCCAATCATATTTTACAAGATGTAGACTTAGCTGTTGAATTTGGTCAATTAGCCTCTAGCGTTGCTGCCAAACTGGATGCTAAGGAGGTTCAACCAGAAGTTGCAGAAATTCTCGGAACCTTTGTCTTTCACCGCAAATATCACATTCAAGAAACCCTCTCTTTTTTAAGAGAAAGTTACGCCCAATCCTTAGAAGTTGGCAACCTCCAATATGCAGGATACAATGCTTACTGTTTTTGTTTGAATGCGTTTTGGTGCGGTCAACCTCTGTCGATGCTAGAGCAGGATACGCGCGCCTATTATCAGGGTTTAGTTCAGCTAAAATTAGTGCGATCTGCTAATTACTGTCGCACGCATTTGCAATTAATTTTAAACTTACTGGGCTTTGCTGAAGATCCTACACAGTTATCCGGTTCAGCATTTCAAGAACAAGAGTTTTTGCCCTTATTACACTCAGTCAAAGACTTATATGGGTTGTATTATTTTTATTTGTATAAATTATTTTTGAGTTTCTGGTTTGATAAAATCGATCTCGCTAACGAATATGCATTGGAATGTAGTAAATATTTGGTTGCTAGTTCAGGAACTGTGGCTGATTCAGTGTTTTATTTCTATAACGCTCTCAGCGCCCTATCTCAATTGAATCGAGGTTCAGAAGACTCATCTATCTTATTAGCCAGAGTAGAGCAAAGCCTAGAAGTTTTACAGCGCTGGGCAGATGATGCTCCCATGAATTATCAACATAAGGTAGATTTAATTAAGGCTGAGAAAAGTCGCCTATCCGGTCAAAAATCAGAGGCTATTGATTTATACGATCGGGCAATTTCTGGGGCAAAAGTTAATGACTATGTTCAAGAAGAAGCTTTAGCAAATGAATTAGCCGCCAGATTCTATTTAGATTGGGATAAAGAACGGATTGCCCAATATTACATCACTCAAGCCTATTATGGTTACGCGCGTTGGGGAGCGACGGCTAAAGTGGCTCATTTAGAACAAGCTTACCCTCAACTGCTCGCCCCGATTCTGCAACAAGCAACTGTCTCGCTTTCTACAAATGAAACGATTTTCACATCCAGTAGCGTTACAGCCGATTGTCTCAGTCATTCCAATAGCAATCAAGCTTCAGTGGCTTTAGATTTAGCGACGGTTATTAAAGCGTCTCAAACCATTTCAGGCGAAATTAAATTAGAAAAATTGCTATCCGCGTTGCTTCACAGCGTTATTCAAAATGCTGGGGCTGATAAATGTGCGTTTATGTTACTTGAAGGGGGACGCTTGCACATTCAGGCGATCGCTCAATTATCGACGATGCCCAATCGAGAAACAGAGCCAATTGATTTTTATTCCCTGTTGTTGAATCCGCAGTTAGTTGAAGATTCGACAGAGGTTCCGGTTAGCTTAATCAATACTGTTAAACGCAGCTTGCAACCGGCGGTGATTATTGATGCCACCTTGCATCCGCAGTTACTCCACGAACCCTACATCCAACAACAGCAACCGAAGAGTATTCTATGCAGCCCAATTTTAAGCCAAGGGCAGTTGCTAGGGCTATTGTATCTGGAAAATCGCAGTACCAGCGGGGTCTTTACGCGCGATCGCGTTGAACTGCTGAACCTCCTTTGCGCGCAAGCGGCAATTTCGCTGTTAAATGCCCGACTCTACGAACGAGAACAGGAAAAATCCCAGTCTTTACAAGCCTCTCTGGAAAAATTACAGGAAACGGAAGCTTCGCTCGCTAAAGAACGGGAGTTTCTCAATACGATTATTCACACAATTACCGATGGGATTGTGGTCTGCGATGCCAAGGGGCAGCTACTCCTGTTTAACCAAGCCAGCCAGAATTTTCATGATTCTCCCCTAAAATCGCTACCTTGCGAACGTTGGGCAGAATATTTCAACCTTTATCATGCGGATGGCAAAACGCCCCTAGCAACCGCAGAAATCCCCTTATTTCGCGCTCTCCAAGGTGAAATTGTGGATAATGTGGAAATGGCGATCGCTCCTAAAGACGCCCCTGCTAGAACCCTGTTAGCCAGCGGACAAGCAATCTTCGATCCTTGGGGAAATAAAGTCGGTGCAGTGGTGGTGATGCGAGATATTAGCGATCGCAAGCAGGCAGAGTCCGCTATCTTACAAAAATCCCAAGAACTCGAACAAGCCCTACTGGCGTTGCAACAAGCTCAATTACAGGTGGTTCAAAGCGAAAAAATGTCAGCGTTGGGTAACTTAGTCGCTGGGGTTGCCCATGAAATGAATAATCCCCTAGGCTTTATTTATGCCAGTCTCGAACAGTCTAAGCCCACCTTGAGCGAAATCATCGATCATCTCAGACTCTACCAGCATCATGTCGTCGATCCCGGTTCGGAGATTTTAGACCATGCTGAAGAGATTGACCTGGAATATACCTTAGACGATTTTCCCCGGATACTAGAAGCGATGAGTGGTGCTTGCGATCGCCTCCGGAATATTAGCACGAGCCTCCGGATCTTCTCCCGCGCCGATAAAGATTACAAGGTGCCGTTTAATATTCATGAAGGGATTGACAGCACGATTTTAATTCTCAAGCATCGCCTCAAAGCTAACGAATTCCGTCCGGCGATTGAGGTAACAACCCAGTATGCAGAAATTCGGCCCATTGAGTGTTTTCCGGGACAACTCAATCAGGTGTTTATGAATATTCTGGCGAATGCGATTGATGCCTTAGATGAAGCGAGTCGAGAACGGAGTTTTGCTGAACTCCAAACGCACCCCAATCAGATTTTGATTGAAACCTCCTGCGATCGCCAGTCGGTGAGAATTGCGATCGCCGATAATGGTCTGGGGATGAGTCCGGAGATTCAAGAACGCATCTTCGAGCATTCGTTTACGACGAAGGGAGTCGGTAAAGGGACGGGGTTAGGATTAGCGATCGCCCATCAAATTGTAGTAGACAAACATGGGGGAACGATTGAAGTCAACTCCGTCTTAGGTCAGGGGACTGTATTTGAGATCGTTTTGCCCTTCGGAGGTTAA
- a CDS encoding tetratricopeptide repeat protein — MAHSNLAFASFKRIRGERESNLKKAIFSYQLALQVYTREDFPEQWAMVQHYAASIYLSRTEGNRSDNLERAISCSQRALQVYNQQDFPYRWAATQSNLALAYSQRIQGDKVNNLERAVAAYQKALQVYAPTNRF; from the coding sequence ATGGCACACAGCAATCTAGCCTTTGCTTCTTTCAAACGGATTCGAGGAGAGCGAGAAAGTAACTTAAAAAAAGCGATTTTCTCTTACCAACTCGCCTTACAAGTTTATACCCGTGAGGACTTTCCAGAACAGTGGGCAATGGTACAACATTATGCTGCATCTATCTATTTGAGCCGCACTGAAGGAAATAGATCCGATAATTTAGAAAGAGCGATTTCCTGTAGCCAACGAGCCTTACAAGTCTATAATCAGCAAGATTTTCCCTATCGATGGGCTGCAACTCAAAGCAATTTAGCCCTAGCTTATTCTCAGCGAATTCAGGGCGATAAAGTCAACAATTTAGAAAGAGCAGTAGCCGCTTATCAAAAAGCGTTGCAAGTTTATGCTCCGACCAATCGTTTCTAA